The proteins below come from a single Pandoraea apista genomic window:
- a CDS encoding zinc-dependent alcohol dehydrogenase family protein gives MRAMQLSRAEARLRLVDIPVPSPGPTQVLIRVNVCGVCRTDLHVVDGELPDVPEGIIPGHEIVGTVAALGENVRELALGDRVGVPWLGATCGCCRFCRSHRENLCADARFTGYTLNGGYAEYVVAQARFTFRLPEQYDDATAAPLLCAGLIGYRSLSMAGDARRLGIYGFGAAAHLIAQIAQAQKRDVYAFTRPGDEAGMQFALSHGAIWAGPSDAPAPQPLDAAIIFAPVGDLVPQTLAALDRGGVVVCAGIHMSDIPSFPYRLLWGERQVRSVANLTRDDGLAFLSLAAQIPLHVATTTYPLEQANVALDDLRRGAFSGAAVLRIRKS, from the coding sequence ATGCGGGCAATGCAGCTTTCACGCGCAGAAGCCAGACTCAGGCTCGTGGACATTCCCGTGCCGAGCCCGGGGCCGACGCAAGTGCTCATCCGGGTGAACGTATGCGGCGTTTGCCGTACCGACCTGCATGTCGTGGATGGCGAACTTCCCGACGTTCCCGAGGGCATCATCCCGGGACACGAGATTGTCGGGACGGTCGCGGCGCTTGGGGAAAATGTTCGCGAATTGGCGCTCGGGGACCGCGTCGGGGTGCCGTGGCTCGGCGCCACTTGCGGGTGTTGCCGGTTCTGCCGGAGTCACCGCGAGAATTTGTGCGCAGACGCACGGTTTACCGGCTATACGCTCAACGGAGGCTATGCGGAATATGTGGTCGCGCAGGCCCGCTTCACATTCCGGCTACCCGAGCAATACGACGATGCGACGGCGGCCCCGCTGTTGTGCGCCGGGCTGATTGGATATCGTTCGCTGAGCATGGCGGGCGATGCGCGCCGGCTCGGGATCTATGGCTTCGGCGCGGCCGCACATCTTATCGCCCAGATCGCCCAGGCCCAAAAGCGCGACGTCTATGCCTTCACCCGGCCAGGCGACGAAGCGGGCATGCAGTTCGCGTTGTCTCACGGCGCCATCTGGGCCGGTCCGAGCGATGCTCCCGCACCGCAACCCCTCGATGCGGCGATCATTTTTGCCCCGGTCGGCGATTTGGTTCCGCAAACGCTCGCCGCGCTCGATCGCGGCGGCGTTGTGGTGTGTGCAGGCATTCATATGAGCGACATTCCCTCATTTCCCTACCGGTTGCTCTGGGGCGAGCGCCAAGTCCGGTCGGTCGCCAACCTCACCAGGGACGACGGGCTGGCGTTTCTGTCGCTGGCCGCGCAAATTCCGCTGCATGTGGCGACCACGACCTATCCCCTCGAACAAGCCAATGTGGCCCTCGATGACCTGCGCCGGGGCGCGTTCTCGGGCGCCGCAGTTCTCCGGATAAGGAAGTCGTAG
- a CDS encoding cyclic nucleotide-binding domain-containing protein — MYIPLREYQAGPPSDAQTIRVHRAFDEPSGGIPRCSTCLLRQFCLAEGLSDESARRLDCVTRVRRTIRRGEVLFRPGDSLEHIYAVRAGSFKTVITHPDGKEQVTGYLLGGEILGLGAIANGKYVSEAVALEDSQVCAIRFSELESVAAQFPVVLHQLHRLIAAGIVREQNQLMRLGVARGEARLAGFLLDVSARLAARGYSPNAFLLRLTREEIGSFLGLQLETVSRMLSRMQAQNTLRVKQREITLIDTKRLSDLVSAA; from the coding sequence ATGTACATCCCACTTCGCGAGTATCAGGCCGGTCCGCCCTCGGACGCACAGACTATCCGCGTGCACCGGGCGTTCGATGAGCCTTCGGGCGGTATCCCCAGATGCAGCACCTGCCTGCTGCGGCAATTCTGTCTGGCCGAGGGCCTGTCCGACGAATCGGCGCGGCGTCTGGATTGCGTGACCCGGGTGCGGCGGACCATTCGCCGGGGCGAAGTGCTGTTTCGTCCCGGCGATTCGCTCGAGCATATATACGCCGTGCGTGCAGGCTCTTTCAAAACAGTCATTACGCACCCGGACGGTAAGGAGCAAGTCACCGGATACCTGCTGGGCGGCGAGATTCTAGGGCTGGGTGCGATCGCAAACGGCAAGTACGTTTCGGAAGCGGTCGCGCTTGAGGACAGTCAGGTGTGCGCGATCAGATTCTCGGAGCTCGAAAGTGTCGCCGCGCAATTCCCTGTCGTATTGCACCAGTTGCATCGCCTGATCGCCGCGGGCATCGTGCGGGAGCAGAACCAGTTGATGCGATTGGGCGTCGCCCGCGGTGAAGCCAGGTTGGCCGGCTTCCTCCTGGATGTGTCGGCACGTTTGGCGGCACGCGGATACTCGCCGAACGCCTTTCTGCTACGGTTGACGCGCGAAGAGATCGGCAGTTTTCTGGGATTGCAGTTGGAAACTGTCAGCCGGATGCTCTCTCGCATGCAGGCGCAGAACACGCTGCGTGTCAAACAACGTGAGATCACCCTGATCGATACCAAGCGCCTGAGCGATTTGGTGAGCGCGGCCTGA
- a CDS encoding response regulator transcription factor yields MTRIIVADDHMLIRAGLQRILAGSDDLEIVGEASNGAEAIALLQTAPCDVLLLDMSMPGRSGVDLIAHIKALFPRVAILVLTMHGEEQYAVRALKAGASGYLTKESAPAELVSAVKKVNSGGVYLSSAMAERIAKDLTTAAIDGPSFRRLSDREFDVFLMLARGLTLSDIASALCVSVKTVSTYKARVLQKLQLKTQTELVHYAIRHDLLRDSL; encoded by the coding sequence GACTCGCATCATTGTTGCGGACGATCACATGCTGATTCGGGCCGGATTGCAGCGCATTCTCGCCGGCAGCGACGATCTCGAAATCGTAGGGGAGGCCTCAAACGGCGCCGAAGCTATCGCGCTTTTACAGACCGCGCCCTGCGACGTACTGCTGCTCGACATGTCGATGCCGGGACGCAGCGGTGTCGACCTCATTGCCCACATCAAAGCCCTATTTCCTCGCGTAGCGATTCTCGTGCTGACCATGCACGGCGAAGAACAATATGCCGTGCGGGCACTCAAAGCCGGCGCGTCCGGTTACCTGACCAAGGAAAGTGCGCCGGCGGAACTGGTGAGCGCTGTCAAAAAGGTCAATAGCGGGGGCGTGTACTTGAGTTCAGCCATGGCGGAGAGGATTGCGAAAGACCTCACAACCGCCGCCATCGACGGCCCGAGTTTTCGGCGGCTCTCGGACCGTGAATTCGACGTGTTCCTGATGCTCGCCCGAGGTTTGACGCTGAGCGATATTGCGAGCGCCTTGTGCGTGAGCGTCAAGACCGTGAGCACCTACAAGGCGCGCGTTCTTCAGAAACTCCAGCTCAAAACACAAACCGAACTGGTGCATTACGCGATCCGGCACGACTTGTTGCGCGATAGCCTTTAG